The following are encoded together in the Bubalus kerabau isolate K-KA32 ecotype Philippines breed swamp buffalo chromosome 3, PCC_UOA_SB_1v2, whole genome shotgun sequence genome:
- the CHPF gene encoding chondroitin sulfate synthase 2 isoform X2 produces MAVVTLGEERPIGHLHLALRHLLEQHGDDFDWFFLVPDATYTEAHGLARLVGRLSLAAAAHLYLGRPQDFIGGEPAPGRYCHGGFGVLLSRTLLQQLRPHLEACRNDIVSARPDEWLGRCILDATGVGCTGDHEGVHYSYLELSPGEPVQEGDPRFRSALTAHPVHDPVHMYQLHKAFARAELERTYQEIQELQWEIQNTSRLAADGERAAAWPVGIPAPSRPASRFEVLRWDYFTEQHAFSCADGSPRCPLRGADRADVADVLGAALEELNRRYHPALRLQKQQLVNGYRRFDPARGMEYTLDLQLEALTPQGGRRPLTRRVQLLRPLSRVEILPVPYVTEASRLTVLLPLAAAERDLAPAFLEAFATAALEPGDAAAALTLLLLYEPRQAQRAAHADVFAPVKAHVAELERRFPGARVPWLSVQTAAPSPLRLMDLLSKKHPLDTLFLLAGPDTVLTPDFLNRCRMHAISGWQAFFPMHFQAFHPAVAPPQGPGPPELGRDTGRFDRQAATETCFYNSDYVAARARLAASSDQEEELMESLDVYELFLRFSTLHVLRAVEPALLQRYRAQTCSARLSEDLYHRCRQSALESLGSRTQLAMLLFEQEQGNST; encoded by the exons ATGGCCGTGGTGACACTAGGCGAGGAGCGGCCCATTGGGCACCTGCACCTGGCACTGCGCCACCTGCTGGAACAGCACGGCGACGATTTCGACTGGTTCTTCCTAGTACCCGATGCCACCTACACTGAGGCGCACGGACTGGCGCGCCTAGTCGGCCGCCTCAGCCTGGCAGCCGCTGCCCACCTCTATCTGGGCCGGCCCCAGGACTTCATCGGTGGAGAGCCTGCCCCAGGCCGCTACTGCCACGGGGGCTTTGGGGTGCTGCTGTCGCGCACACTGCTGCAGCAGCTGCGCCCCCACCTGGAAGCCTGCCGCAATGACATTGTCAGTGCGCGCCCGGATGAGTGGCTGGGCCGCTGCATCCTTGATGCCACCGGGGTGGGCTGCACTGGCGACCACGAG ggGGTCCACTATAGCTACCTGGAGCTGAGCCCTGGGGAGCCCGTGCAGGAGGGGGACCCTCGTTTCCGTAGTGCCCTGACTGCTCACCCTGTCCATGACCCTGTGCACATGTACCAGCTGCACAAGGCTTTTGCTCGAGCTGAACTGGAACGCACATACCAGGAGATCCAGGAGTTACAG TGGGAGATCCAGAACACCAGCCGCCTGGCAGCGGATGGGGAGCGGGCAGCCGCCTGGCCAGTGGGCATTCCAGCACCATCTCGCCCCGCCTCCCGCTTTGAGGTGCTGCGCTGGGACTATTTCACAGAGCAACATGCTTTCTCCTGCGCTGATGGCTCCCCGCGCTGCCCGCTGCGTGGGGCTGACCGGGCTGATGTGGCAGACGTTCTGGGGGCAGCCCTGGAGGAGCTCAACCGCCGATACCACCCAGCCCTGCGGCTCCAGAAACAGCAACTGGTTAATGGCTACCGGCGCTTCGATCCTGCCCGGGGGATGGAGTACACGCTGGACTTGCAGCTGGAGGCACTGACCCCCCAGGGGGGCCGCCGGCCCCTCACCCGCCGGGTGCAGCTGCTACGGCCACTGAGTCGCGTGGAGATCTTGCCCGTGCCCTACGTCACCGAGGCGTCGCGTCTCACTGTGTTACTCCCACTGGCCGCAGCCGAGCGTGACCTGGCCCCTGCCTTCCTGGAGGCCTTCGCCACGGCGGCGCTGGAGCCTGGCGATGCTGCCGCAGCCCTGACCCTACTGCTACTGTATGAGCCCCGACAGGCCCAGCGGGCGGCCCACGCCGATGTCTTTGCCCCCGTCAAGGCCCATGTGGCAGAGCTGGAGCGGCGTTTCCCCGGTGCCCGGGTGCCCTGGCTCAGCGTGCAGACAGCTGCACCCTCACCACTGCGCCTCATGGATCTCCTCTCCAAGAAGCACCCGCTGGACACGCTGTTCCTGCTGGCCGGGCCAGACACGGTGCTCACGCCTGACTTCCTGAACCGCTGCCGCATGCATGCCATCTCTGGCTGGCAGGCCTTCTTTCCCATGCACTTCCAGGCCTTCCACCCGGCTGtggccccaccccagggcccgGGACCCCCCGAACTGGGCCGCGACACAGGCCGTTTCGATCGCCAGGCGGCCACCGAGACCTGCTTCTACAACTCTGACTACGTGGCGGCCCGAGCACGGCTGGCAGCGTCCTCGGaccaggaggaggagctgatggaGAGCCTGGATGTGTACGAGCTGTTCCTGCGTTTCTCCACCCTGCATGTGCTACGGGCGGTGGAGCCGGCGTTGCTGCAGCGCTATCGGGCACAGACGTGCAGCGCGCGGCTCAGCGAAGACCTATACCACCGCTGCCGCCAGAGCGCGCTCGAGAGCCTCGGCTCCCGCACGCAGCTGGCCATGCTGCTCTTTGAGCAGGAGCAGGGCAACAGCACCTGA
- the CHPF gene encoding chondroitin sulfate synthase 2 isoform X1, with translation MRASLLLSVLRPAGPVAVGISLGFTLSLLSVTWVEEPCGPGPPQPGDSELPPRGNTNAARRPNSVQPGAERERPGAGAGAGENWEPRVLPYHPAQPGQAAKKAVRTRYISTELGIRQKLLVAVLTSQATLPTLGVAVNRTLGHRLERVVFLTGSRGRRAPPGMAVVTLGEERPIGHLHLALRHLLEQHGDDFDWFFLVPDATYTEAHGLARLVGRLSLAAAAHLYLGRPQDFIGGEPAPGRYCHGGFGVLLSRTLLQQLRPHLEACRNDIVSARPDEWLGRCILDATGVGCTGDHEGVHYSYLELSPGEPVQEGDPRFRSALTAHPVHDPVHMYQLHKAFARAELERTYQEIQELQWEIQNTSRLAADGERAAAWPVGIPAPSRPASRFEVLRWDYFTEQHAFSCADGSPRCPLRGADRADVADVLGAALEELNRRYHPALRLQKQQLVNGYRRFDPARGMEYTLDLQLEALTPQGGRRPLTRRVQLLRPLSRVEILPVPYVTEASRLTVLLPLAAAERDLAPAFLEAFATAALEPGDAAAALTLLLLYEPRQAQRAAHADVFAPVKAHVAELERRFPGARVPWLSVQTAAPSPLRLMDLLSKKHPLDTLFLLAGPDTVLTPDFLNRCRMHAISGWQAFFPMHFQAFHPAVAPPQGPGPPELGRDTGRFDRQAATETCFYNSDYVAARARLAASSDQEEELMESLDVYELFLRFSTLHVLRAVEPALLQRYRAQTCSARLSEDLYHRCRQSALESLGSRTQLAMLLFEQEQGNST, from the exons ATGCGGGCATCGCTGCTGTTGTCGGTACTGAGGCCCGCGGGGCCCGTGGCCGTGGGTATCTCTCTGGGCTTCACTCTGAGCCTGCTTAGCGTCACCTGGGTGGAGGAGCCTTGCGGCCCAGGGCCGCCCCAGCCCGGAGATTCTGAGCTGCCTCCGCGCGGCAACACCAATGCGGCGCGCCGGCCCAACTCGGTGCAGCCCGGAGCGGAGCGCGAAAGGCCCGGGGCTGGTGCAGGCGCCGGGGAGAACTGGGAGCCGCGTGTCTTGCCCTACCACCCTGCACAGCCTGGCCAGGCCGCCAAAAAGGCCGTCAG GACCCGCTACATCAGCACGGAGCTGGGCATCAGGCAGAAGTTGCTCGTGGCAGTGCTGACCTCACAGGCCACGTTGCCTACGCTGGGCGTGGCCGTGAACCGCACACTAGGGCACAGGCTAGAGCGTGTGGTGTTCCTGACAGGCTCGAGGGGCCGCCGGGCGCCACCAGGTATGGCCGTGGTGACACTAGGCGAGGAGCGGCCCATTGGGCACCTGCACCTGGCACTGCGCCACCTGCTGGAACAGCACGGCGACGATTTCGACTGGTTCTTCCTAGTACCCGATGCCACCTACACTGAGGCGCACGGACTGGCGCGCCTAGTCGGCCGCCTCAGCCTGGCAGCCGCTGCCCACCTCTATCTGGGCCGGCCCCAGGACTTCATCGGTGGAGAGCCTGCCCCAGGCCGCTACTGCCACGGGGGCTTTGGGGTGCTGCTGTCGCGCACACTGCTGCAGCAGCTGCGCCCCCACCTGGAAGCCTGCCGCAATGACATTGTCAGTGCGCGCCCGGATGAGTGGCTGGGCCGCTGCATCCTTGATGCCACCGGGGTGGGCTGCACTGGCGACCACGAG ggGGTCCACTATAGCTACCTGGAGCTGAGCCCTGGGGAGCCCGTGCAGGAGGGGGACCCTCGTTTCCGTAGTGCCCTGACTGCTCACCCTGTCCATGACCCTGTGCACATGTACCAGCTGCACAAGGCTTTTGCTCGAGCTGAACTGGAACGCACATACCAGGAGATCCAGGAGTTACAG TGGGAGATCCAGAACACCAGCCGCCTGGCAGCGGATGGGGAGCGGGCAGCCGCCTGGCCAGTGGGCATTCCAGCACCATCTCGCCCCGCCTCCCGCTTTGAGGTGCTGCGCTGGGACTATTTCACAGAGCAACATGCTTTCTCCTGCGCTGATGGCTCCCCGCGCTGCCCGCTGCGTGGGGCTGACCGGGCTGATGTGGCAGACGTTCTGGGGGCAGCCCTGGAGGAGCTCAACCGCCGATACCACCCAGCCCTGCGGCTCCAGAAACAGCAACTGGTTAATGGCTACCGGCGCTTCGATCCTGCCCGGGGGATGGAGTACACGCTGGACTTGCAGCTGGAGGCACTGACCCCCCAGGGGGGCCGCCGGCCCCTCACCCGCCGGGTGCAGCTGCTACGGCCACTGAGTCGCGTGGAGATCTTGCCCGTGCCCTACGTCACCGAGGCGTCGCGTCTCACTGTGTTACTCCCACTGGCCGCAGCCGAGCGTGACCTGGCCCCTGCCTTCCTGGAGGCCTTCGCCACGGCGGCGCTGGAGCCTGGCGATGCTGCCGCAGCCCTGACCCTACTGCTACTGTATGAGCCCCGACAGGCCCAGCGGGCGGCCCACGCCGATGTCTTTGCCCCCGTCAAGGCCCATGTGGCAGAGCTGGAGCGGCGTTTCCCCGGTGCCCGGGTGCCCTGGCTCAGCGTGCAGACAGCTGCACCCTCACCACTGCGCCTCATGGATCTCCTCTCCAAGAAGCACCCGCTGGACACGCTGTTCCTGCTGGCCGGGCCAGACACGGTGCTCACGCCTGACTTCCTGAACCGCTGCCGCATGCATGCCATCTCTGGCTGGCAGGCCTTCTTTCCCATGCACTTCCAGGCCTTCCACCCGGCTGtggccccaccccagggcccgGGACCCCCCGAACTGGGCCGCGACACAGGCCGTTTCGATCGCCAGGCGGCCACCGAGACCTGCTTCTACAACTCTGACTACGTGGCGGCCCGAGCACGGCTGGCAGCGTCCTCGGaccaggaggaggagctgatggaGAGCCTGGATGTGTACGAGCTGTTCCTGCGTTTCTCCACCCTGCATGTGCTACGGGCGGTGGAGCCGGCGTTGCTGCAGCGCTATCGGGCACAGACGTGCAGCGCGCGGCTCAGCGAAGACCTATACCACCGCTGCCGCCAGAGCGCGCTCGAGAGCCTCGGCTCCCGCACGCAGCTGGCCATGCTGCTCTTTGAGCAGGAGCAGGGCAACAGCACCTGA